In Hymenobacter gelipurpurascens, one DNA window encodes the following:
- the paaC gene encoding 1,2-phenylacetyl-CoA epoxidase subunit PaaC: MQVTPSETVSLANYTPEVRQQMFRYVLQLADTSLILGHRLSEWCGHGPILEQDLAMANIALDLLGETRSLYQYAAELEGQGRTEDDLAFLRLATEYQNPLLVEQPNGDFADTVVRQFLFDNFHFHFLQQLQTSPDERLAAIAEKAWKEAAYHLKWSSEWIIRLGDGTDESRQRVEKSIGNLWRYSGELTTPTATEKSLQSIGLIPEYAALLPAMQAHLHKVFEEATLPVPPEAYMQKGGKEGRHTEHLGYILTELQYMQRTYPGLKW, translated from the coding sequence ATGCAAGTCACTCCATCCGAAACGGTTTCGTTGGCCAATTACACGCCAGAGGTGCGGCAGCAGATGTTTCGCTACGTGCTGCAGCTCGCCGATACCAGCCTGATTCTAGGCCACCGCCTATCGGAGTGGTGCGGACACGGCCCCATTCTGGAGCAGGATCTAGCCATGGCCAACATTGCGCTGGACTTGCTGGGCGAAACGCGTAGCCTTTACCAATACGCCGCTGAGCTGGAAGGCCAGGGCCGCACGGAGGATGACTTGGCCTTCCTGCGCCTTGCCACCGAATACCAGAACCCGCTGCTGGTGGAGCAGCCCAATGGCGACTTCGCCGACACGGTAGTTCGGCAGTTCCTGTTCGATAACTTTCATTTCCATTTCCTGCAGCAGCTCCAGACCAGCCCCGATGAGCGGCTGGCCGCTATTGCGGAAAAAGCCTGGAAGGAAGCGGCGTACCATCTCAAATGGAGTTCTGAGTGGATTATCCGTCTCGGCGACGGCACCGACGAAAGCCGGCAGCGCGTGGAGAAATCCATTGGCAACCTATGGCGCTACTCCGGCGAGCTGACCACCCCCACCGCCACGGAAAAGAGCCTGCAAAGCATCGGCCTGATTCCGGAGTATGCCGCGCTGCTGCCCGCCATGCAGGCCCACTTGCATAAGGTATTTGAGGAGGCCACGCTGCCCGTGCCGCCAGAGGCCTACATGCAGAAAGGCGGCAAAGAAGGACGCCACACCGAACACCTGGGCTATATTCTGACAGAGCTGCAATACATGCAGCGTACCTACCCCGGCCTGAAATGGTAA
- the paaD gene encoding 1,2-phenylacetyl-CoA epoxidase subunit PaaD has product MVTETHAPTEERIWQLLEEVFDPEVPVLSILDLGIVRGVQVEGEQVTITITPTYSGCPAMSTIATDIRLRLLAEGITHVAINNQLRPAWTTDWMTTAGREKLEAYGIAAPVNGTATGHVLNLFGKDTAVRCPLCKSEHTHLVSQFGSTACKASYQCDDCLEPFDYFKCH; this is encoded by the coding sequence ATGGTAACTGAAACGCACGCGCCCACGGAAGAACGCATCTGGCAACTGCTGGAGGAAGTCTTCGACCCCGAAGTGCCCGTGCTGAGCATTCTGGATCTGGGCATTGTGCGCGGCGTGCAGGTAGAGGGCGAGCAGGTAACTATAACCATCACGCCCACCTACTCCGGCTGCCCGGCCATGAGTACTATTGCCACCGATATCCGGTTGCGGCTGCTGGCCGAAGGCATTACCCACGTCGCCATCAACAACCAGCTCCGCCCCGCCTGGACCACCGACTGGATGACTACCGCCGGGCGCGAAAAGCTAGAGGCCTACGGTATTGCCGCGCCGGTTAATGGCACGGCTACCGGCCATGTTCTCAACCTGTTCGGGAAGGATACCGCTGTGCGCTGCCCGCTCTGCAAGTCAGAGCACACCCACCTGGTCAGCCAGTTTGGCTCCACCGCCTGCAAAGCCTCTTACCAGTGCGACGACTGCCTGGAGCCCTTCGATTACTTCAAGTGCCACTAG
- a CDS encoding enoyl-CoA hydratase-related protein — translation MPETNFLNFSIEAGVATITLNRPDVFNSVNKPLALALQQHLRDCQQNPEVRAVLLTGTGKAFCAGQDLAEITGPDSPEVAEIVEKHYNPIVQLIRELEKPVVAAVNGVAAGAGANLALACDIVVAKESASFIQAFSKIGLIPDSGGTYFLPRLIGLQRASALMFTGDKVSAQEAVQMGMIYKAFPDESFDTEVAALVSKLAAMPTKGLAYTKQLLNGTFHNDLTQQLRAEADYQLRAGRTTDYKEGVSAFMEKRKPTFTGQ, via the coding sequence ATGCCTGAAACCAACTTTCTGAACTTCTCCATCGAGGCGGGCGTCGCCACGATTACGCTCAACCGGCCCGACGTATTCAACAGCGTGAACAAGCCCTTGGCGCTGGCGTTGCAGCAGCATTTGCGCGACTGTCAGCAGAACCCGGAGGTGCGGGCGGTGCTGCTTACGGGTACGGGCAAGGCGTTTTGTGCCGGTCAGGATTTGGCAGAAATCACAGGTCCGGATAGCCCGGAGGTGGCAGAAATCGTGGAGAAGCACTACAACCCGATTGTGCAGCTGATTCGGGAACTGGAGAAGCCGGTGGTAGCCGCCGTGAATGGCGTGGCGGCCGGGGCCGGCGCTAACCTGGCCCTGGCTTGTGATATTGTAGTGGCCAAAGAATCGGCCTCGTTTATTCAGGCGTTCAGCAAAATCGGGCTGATTCCGGACAGCGGCGGAACGTACTTCCTGCCCCGCCTGATAGGCCTACAGCGCGCCTCGGCCCTCATGTTCACCGGCGACAAAGTAAGCGCTCAGGAAGCCGTGCAAATGGGCATGATATACAAGGCTTTCCCCGATGAAAGCTTTGACACGGAAGTAGCCGCGCTGGTCAGCAAGCTGGCTGCCATGCCCACCAAAGGACTGGCCTACACCAAGCAGCTGCTCAACGGCACCTTTCACAACGACCTCACGCAGCAGCTCCGCGCCGAAGCAGATTATCAGCTCCGTGCCGGCCGCACCACCGATTACAAAGAAGGGGTTTCAGCCTTTATGGAGAAACGCAAACCAACCTTCACTGGTCAGTAA